Proteins encoded together in one Chelonoidis abingdonii isolate Lonesome George chromosome 1, CheloAbing_2.0, whole genome shotgun sequence window:
- the TCP11L2 gene encoding T-complex protein 11-like protein 2 isoform X1 — protein sequence MPLNDDQNSDFDSSRLSESTASSSDSEYSRQSFTSDSSSKPSSPASTSPPKTVTFDDLMAAARNLSNLTLAHEIAVNENFHMEHVDLPQNSLEGRVKQIVHKAFWDHLESELNEDPPEYYHAIKLFEEIKETLLSFLTPGANRIRNQICEVLDADLIRQQAEHDAVDILGLANYVIITMGKLCAPIRDDDIKQLKATGNIVELLRQIFHVLDLMKMDMVNYTIQNIRPQLQRNLVDYERTKFQEILEETPSALDLTTEWIKESIKDELLSVSCETSSSPGVDGSSKPNLSPTLVLNNGYLKLLQWDYQKKAIPETLITDEVRLQKLKEKLNELRIIACISLITSNMVGTTIVGLPDFADKLKRISAVLLEGMNKEKFDLKEALNNIGVQICSEVNRSLSERGFPTLDMEIQNSLLGQICSIVEEDNPISSLIDKRIQLYMKSLLTLPSIQKCMPTMPGGLAVIQAEIESLGSQYASIVNFNKQVYGPFYANILRKLLFSVAPMGKTETDASTN from the exons ATGCCTCTCAATGATGACCAgaacagtgattttgattcttcaAGGTTATCTGAAAGCACAGCTTCTTCCAGTGACTCTGAATATTCAAGGCAGAGTTTTACTAGTGACTCTTCAAGCAAACCCAGCTCCCCAGCTT CAACAAGCCCTCCAAAAACTGTTACATTTGATGATTTGATGGCTGCTGCAAGAAACTTGTCAAATTTGACTCTAGCTCACGAAATTGCTGTAAATGAAAACTTTCACATGGAACACGTAGACCTCCCACAGAACAG TTTGGAGGGTAGAGTGAAACAAATTGTACATAAGGCATTCTGGGATCATTTGGAGTCAGAACTGAATGAAGATCCTCCAGAATATTATCATGCTATCAAGCTCTTCGAAGAAATTAAGGAG actcttctttcctttttgacTCCTGGAGCAAACAGGATTCGAAACCAAATCTGTGAAGTCCTGGATGCAGATCTTATTAGACAGCAAGCTGAGCATGATGCTGTTGACATTCTTGGGCTAGCTAACTATGTCATCATCACTATGGGGAAATTATGTGCTCCAATAAGAGATGATGATATAAAACAGTTAAAAGCAACTGGCAATATTGTAGAATTGTTGAG ACAAATATTCCATGTTCTGGACCTCATGAAAATGGATATGGTTAATTATACCATTCAAAACATTAGACCACAGCTTCAGCGTAACTTGGTGGACTATGAAAGAACAAAATTCCAAGAAATTCTTGAAGAAACACCAA GCGCTCTGGATCTAACAACAGAGTGGATAAAGGAATCAATAAAAGATGAATTGTTGTCTGTTTCTTGTGAAACTTCTTCATCCCCTGGTGTTGATGGTAGCTCTAAACCAAATCTCAGTCCTACTCTGGTGCTAAACAATGGCTACTTGAAACTGTTACAGTGGGATTATCAGAAAAAAGCAATTCCAGAG ACATTAATAACAGATGAAGTTCGTCTTCAGAAGTTGAAAGAGAAGCTGAACGAGTTACGGATTATAGCCTGTATATCTCTTATAACTAGCAATATGGTGGGCACAACTATTGTGGGCTTACCTGATTTTGCTGACAAATTAAAAAGGATTTCAGCTGTTCTGCTGGAAGGGATGAACAAGGA aaaatttGATTTGAAAGAGGCTCTGAATAATATAGGTGTTCAGATTTGCAGTGAAGTGAACAGGTCCCTGTCTGAGAGAGGATTTCCCACTCTAGATATGGAAATTCAAAACAGCCTGTTGGGTCAGATCTGTAGCATTGTTGAAGAAGATAATCCCATCAGCTCCCTGATTG ATAAACGAATCCAGCTGTATATGAAAAGTCTGCTTACTCTTCCAAGCATTCAGAAATGTATGCCTACGATGCCAGGAGGCCTTGCTGTGATTCAGGCAGAGATCGAGTCTCTTGGATCTCAGTACGCAAGCATTGTGAATTTTAATAAACAAGTGTATGGACCATTCTATGCAAATATTCTTCGAAAACTACTTTTTAGTGTGGCACCAATGGGGAAAACAGAAACTGATGCTTCTACTAATTGA
- the TCP11L2 gene encoding T-complex protein 11-like protein 2 isoform X2, whose translation MPLNDDQNSDFDSSRLSESTASSSDSEYSRQSFTSDSSSKPSSPASTSPPKTVTFDDLMAAARNLSNLTLAHEIAVNENFHMEHVDLPQNSLEGRVKQIVHKAFWDHLESELNEDPPEYYHAIKLFEEIKETLLSFLTPGANRIRNQICEVLDADLIRQQAEHDAVDILGLANYVIITMGKLCAPIRDDDIKQLKATGNIVELLRQIFHVLDLMKMDMVNYTIQNIRPQLQRNLVDYERTKFQEILEETPSIC comes from the exons ATGCCTCTCAATGATGACCAgaacagtgattttgattcttcaAGGTTATCTGAAAGCACAGCTTCTTCCAGTGACTCTGAATATTCAAGGCAGAGTTTTACTAGTGACTCTTCAAGCAAACCCAGCTCCCCAGCTT CAACAAGCCCTCCAAAAACTGTTACATTTGATGATTTGATGGCTGCTGCAAGAAACTTGTCAAATTTGACTCTAGCTCACGAAATTGCTGTAAATGAAAACTTTCACATGGAACACGTAGACCTCCCACAGAACAG TTTGGAGGGTAGAGTGAAACAAATTGTACATAAGGCATTCTGGGATCATTTGGAGTCAGAACTGAATGAAGATCCTCCAGAATATTATCATGCTATCAAGCTCTTCGAAGAAATTAAGGAG actcttctttcctttttgacTCCTGGAGCAAACAGGATTCGAAACCAAATCTGTGAAGTCCTGGATGCAGATCTTATTAGACAGCAAGCTGAGCATGATGCTGTTGACATTCTTGGGCTAGCTAACTATGTCATCATCACTATGGGGAAATTATGTGCTCCAATAAGAGATGATGATATAAAACAGTTAAAAGCAACTGGCAATATTGTAGAATTGTTGAG ACAAATATTCCATGTTCTGGACCTCATGAAAATGGATATGGTTAATTATACCATTCAAAACATTAGACCACAGCTTCAGCGTAACTTGGTGGACTATGAAAGAACAAAATTCCAAGAAATTCTTGAAGAAACACCAA GTATCTGTTGA